In the Thauera sedimentorum genome, one interval contains:
- a CDS encoding SCO family protein: protein MSRTLMNRIQRLAAALLLAAGLAACDSGPSFHSTDITGAGFGQDFRLNDPDGQPRSLADFRGKAVMVFFGFTQCPDVCPTALIRAAEVKHLLGDQAGRLQVIFVTLDPERDTPAVLREYTTAFGADFLGLYTTLEDTRSLADEFRIFYRKVPTGGSYTMDHTATSYVYDPAGALRLAVPHAQDAASVAADLQTLLQSFPVR from the coding sequence ATGTCACGAACCCTCATGAACCGGATACAGCGCCTGGCCGCCGCGCTGCTGCTGGCGGCGGGGCTCGCCGCCTGCGACAGCGGACCAAGCTTTCACAGCACCGACATCACCGGCGCCGGCTTCGGCCAGGATTTCCGGCTGAACGACCCTGACGGTCAGCCCCGCAGCCTGGCGGATTTCCGCGGCAAGGCGGTGATGGTGTTCTTCGGCTTCACCCAGTGCCCGGACGTCTGCCCCACCGCGCTGATACGCGCCGCCGAGGTCAAGCACTTGCTGGGCGATCAGGCCGGCCGGCTGCAGGTGATCTTCGTCACCCTGGACCCGGAGCGCGACACGCCCGCCGTGCTGCGCGAGTACACCACCGCGTTCGGCGCCGATTTCCTCGGGCTGTACACCACGCTGGAGGACACCCGCAGCCTGGCCGACGAGTTCCGCATCTTCTACCGCAAGGTGCCCACTGGCGGCTCCTACACCATGGACCACACCGCCACCAGCTATGTGTACGACCCGGCCGGGGCATTACGCCTGGCCGTTCCCCATGCGCAGGATGCAGCGTCGGTTGCCGCCGACCTGCAGACCCTGCTGCAGTCCTTCCCCGTCCGTTGA
- a CDS encoding DUF2946 domain-containing protein, translated as MSFSANRLRRVVWIALFAMLIGALAPTVSRVLAAGDGGWIEVCSASGVMYLPVDAAPDSDDGGAQHVSAAACAYCFTNAGSFGLAAAMPVLIDAPAGRFVVSLAVPSGPLALAVYGISSPRAPPALA; from the coding sequence ATGAGCTTCTCTGCCAACCGTCTTCGCCGTGTCGTCTGGATCGCATTGTTCGCAATGCTGATCGGCGCTTTGGCGCCGACGGTGAGCAGGGTGCTCGCCGCCGGTGACGGCGGCTGGATCGAGGTCTGTTCCGCCAGCGGCGTGATGTACCTGCCGGTCGACGCCGCGCCCGATTCGGACGATGGCGGCGCTCAGCATGTGTCGGCGGCCGCCTGTGCCTACTGCTTCACCAACGCCGGTTCCTTCGGCCTCGCGGCCGCGATGCCGGTGCTCATCGACGCGCCGGCCGGCCGGTTCGTCGTCTCGCTGGCGGTGCCGTCCGGCCCGCTCGCCCTTGCCGTCTACGGCATCTCCAGTCCCCGCGCACCTCCCGCGCTTGCCTGA
- a CDS encoding DUF2946 domain-containing protein, with amino-acid sequence MWLAVLAILAACLLPAFGQMAASASGDQGWLEVCTAYGIERIALSDLPDTGDSDTPMASQGCVWCHLHAHGAPPPGGMTGLLLIVADSGRSPVGAPCDSPSPQFFTTASRPRAPPARL; translated from the coding sequence GTGTGGCTCGCCGTGCTGGCGATCCTCGCGGCCTGCCTGCTGCCCGCCTTCGGGCAGATGGCGGCGAGCGCATCCGGTGACCAGGGGTGGCTGGAGGTCTGCACGGCCTACGGCATCGAGCGGATTGCCCTGAGCGATTTGCCCGATACCGGCGATTCCGACACGCCCATGGCCAGTCAGGGCTGTGTCTGGTGCCACCTCCATGCGCACGGCGCCCCGCCTCCGGGCGGCATGACCGGCTTGTTGCTGATCGTGGCCGACTCCGGCCGTTCTCCGGTCGGCGCGCCCTGCGACTCACCGAGTCCGCAGTTCTTCACGACCGCGTCGCGCCCGCGCGCGCCGCCGGCTCGTCTCTGA
- a CDS encoding copper chaperone PCu(A)C — translation MKRIAIASLFALAASSVFAQVQVADPWVRATVAQQRSTGAFMRLTAEQDARLVEAQSPAAKIVEIHEMKMEGDVMKMRAIQGLDLPAGKAVELKPGGYHVMLIDLNAQVKEGEVVPLTLVVEGKDGKRQTLELNAPVKPLNQAMQQHGHQPMKH, via the coding sequence ATGAAACGTATTGCCATCGCTTCGCTGTTCGCCCTTGCCGCGTCCTCCGTGTTCGCACAGGTGCAGGTCGCCGACCCCTGGGTGCGCGCCACCGTCGCCCAGCAACGCTCCACCGGCGCCTTCATGCGCCTGACCGCCGAGCAGGACGCACGTCTGGTCGAGGCGCAGTCGCCAGCCGCCAAGATCGTCGAGATCCACGAGATGAAGATGGAGGGCGACGTGATGAAGATGCGTGCCATACAAGGCCTGGACCTGCCGGCAGGCAAGGCGGTGGAGCTCAAACCGGGTGGATATCACGTCATGCTGATCGACCTGAATGCCCAGGTGAAGGAGGGCGAGGTCGTGCCGCTGACGTTGGTGGTCGAGGGCAAGGACGGCAAGCGCCAGACGCTTGAACTGAATGCCCCGGTCAAGCCGTTGAACCAGGCCATGCAGCAGCATGGCCATCAACCGATGAAGCACTGA
- a CDS encoding TonB-dependent receptor plug domain-containing protein, whose product MRSMKVGVVGALAALVNLSAMAGEGGSRVLDSVVVTATGQSEAVRDVQASVEVIDRERIDRYADGNVPQLLMHAAGVQASNGGATGDVAIRGFNRAHTLMLVDGLRRTNNYGSNNPAQIGLVDVERIEIVRGPLSSLYGSEALGGVVNVITRHPGADPGASILLNAGSAEGGRETFQSGVNLRTGNEVLGHSFTIEQNYRGSLRHRESESDDFGRLDNWAASYRGRWQPDAANRVDWALEAFDRDSRASSVGTSGPYTRFEDERRYFGSLAYVGEVGPGELTVRGGFGRSKGATNRAYPTVETTLYRQAQGDAVYQFYPHDAHAVSFGIGALRDDLDVSINSRRAVRNNRFALLQDQWQIDAAWQLVAGLRFDRFDDFGSTTNPRVSLGWSDAGWSARLGYGTAFRAPSLLEQYSSFVRGRLLIRGNPELQPEESESWEAMVRREFARGHVELAIHRNTVEQLIESFTTTERVGSLAVVEYRNINEARIDGAELSAVFRPTAAWELSAGLDLIDARDVRSGDRLSGRARQVWRLESSYRIGAWQLNARARHMVDYLATGIDAPRGSAPYNTDLTRVDLSAHYAYRPGMVFSFGVDNLFDRRDPDNFSVTSTGTQRNDPDARYVYASARFEF is encoded by the coding sequence ATGAGATCGATGAAAGTTGGTGTGGTGGGCGCGCTCGCGGCCTTGGTGAACCTCTCCGCGATGGCGGGTGAGGGTGGCAGCCGGGTGCTCGATTCCGTAGTGGTGACCGCGACCGGGCAGAGCGAGGCGGTGCGCGACGTGCAGGCCAGTGTGGAGGTGATCGACCGCGAACGCATCGATCGCTACGCAGACGGCAACGTACCGCAGCTTCTGATGCATGCCGCGGGCGTGCAGGCCTCGAACGGCGGTGCGACCGGCGATGTGGCGATCCGGGGCTTCAACCGTGCGCACACGCTGATGCTGGTCGATGGCCTGCGCCGGACCAACAACTACGGCAGCAACAACCCGGCGCAGATTGGCCTGGTCGATGTCGAGCGCATCGAGATCGTCCGCGGGCCCCTGTCCTCCTTGTACGGCTCCGAGGCGCTGGGTGGCGTGGTGAACGTGATTACCCGGCATCCGGGCGCCGATCCCGGCGCGAGCATCCTGCTCAACGCGGGCTCGGCCGAAGGCGGGCGGGAGACTTTCCAGTCCGGTGTCAATCTGCGTACCGGTAACGAGGTGCTCGGGCACAGCTTCACGATCGAGCAGAACTACCGCGGCAGCCTGCGCCACCGTGAGTCGGAGAGCGACGACTTCGGACGTCTCGACAACTGGGCCGCCAGCTACCGTGGGCGCTGGCAACCGGATGCTGCCAACCGGGTGGATTGGGCGCTGGAGGCGTTCGACCGCGACAGCCGGGCGAGCAGCGTCGGCACTAGCGGCCCCTATACCCGTTTCGAGGACGAGCGCCGCTATTTCGGCAGCCTGGCCTACGTCGGCGAAGTGGGTCCAGGGGAGCTGACCGTGCGCGGTGGCTTCGGGCGGAGCAAGGGGGCGACCAACCGCGCCTACCCGACCGTCGAGACGACGCTCTACCGGCAGGCCCAGGGGGACGCGGTCTATCAGTTCTATCCGCACGATGCGCATGCGGTGTCGTTCGGTATCGGCGCGCTGCGCGACGATCTGGACGTCAGCATCAACAGCCGGCGTGCGGTGCGCAACAACCGCTTCGCCTTGCTGCAGGATCAATGGCAAATCGATGCGGCCTGGCAACTGGTGGCCGGCCTGCGCTTCGACCGTTTCGACGATTTCGGCAGCACGACCAACCCGCGCGTTTCGCTGGGCTGGAGCGATGCGGGCTGGAGCGCGCGTCTGGGCTACGGGACGGCATTCAGGGCGCCGTCGCTGCTGGAGCAGTATTCGAGCTTCGTGCGCGGTCGCCTGCTGATCCGGGGCAACCCCGAGCTCCAGCCCGAGGAGTCGGAGAGCTGGGAGGCCATGGTGCGCAGGGAGTTTGCGCGCGGCCATGTCGAACTTGCCATCCACCGCAATACCGTCGAGCAGCTGATCGAGTCCTTCACCACCACCGAGCGGGTCGGGTCGCTGGCCGTGGTGGAGTATCGCAACATCAACGAGGCTCGCATCGACGGCGCCGAACTGAGTGCGGTGTTCCGGCCGACCGCGGCCTGGGAGCTGTCGGCCGGGCTGGACCTCATCGACGCGCGCGATGTGCGCTCCGGCGACCGCTTGAGCGGGCGGGCCCGTCAGGTCTGGCGACTCGAGAGCAGTTACCGGATCGGTGCCTGGCAGCTGAATGCGCGGGCGCGCCATATGGTCGACTATCTTGCGACCGGCATCGACGCGCCGCGCGGCAGCGCGCCCTACAACACCGATCTCACCCGTGTCGACCTGTCTGCGCACTACGCATACCGGCCGGGCATGGTGTTCAGCTTCGGGGTCGACAACCTGTTCGACAGGCGTGATCCGGACAACTTCTCGGTGACGTCGACCGGTACCCAGCGCAACGATCCGGACGCTCGCTACGTGTACGCCAGCGCGCGTTTCGAGTTCTGA
- the purL gene encoding phosphoribosylformylglycinamidine synthase, with amino-acid sequence MTEILKLRGAAALSESRLERLKRPLLDALPKCKGVSAEHWYFVELSAPLTAAEQERLVDLLGARPATAEPPLGQLLLVVPRLGTISPWSSKATDIARQCGFEKVVRIERGTAFTLSHKELDERQRAAVLPLLHDRMTESVLPAVDAAEALFHHYEPQPLTTVDILGGGRPALEGANGELGLALSEDEIDYLVDNFVRMGRNPTDVELMMFAQANSEHCRHKIFNADWVIDARIMDKSLFGMIKDTHKAHPQGTVVAYSDNASVIEGATVDRFYPDADGQWRFREETTHILAKVETHNHPTAISPFPGAATGAGGEIRDEGATGRGSKPKAGLAGFSVSNLEIPGFAQPWEQAYGKPERIASALDIMIEGPIGAAAFNNEFGRPNLAGYFRTFQQAVQGEVRGYHKPIMIAGGVGNIQAQQSEKPTFPPGTLLIQLGGPGMLIGLGGGAASSMATGTNAADLDFASVQRGNPEIQRRCQEVIDACWQQGDKNPIIAIHDVGAGGLSNAMPELADHAGLGAHFELREVHIEEPGMSPREIWSNESQERYVLAIAPESLEQFRAFCERERCPFAVLGTATADGHLTVSDQHFGNKPVDMDMQVLLGKPPKMTRNVSRRAVHLPPFDLTDIDVGEACRRVLRMPAVASKNFLITIGDRSVGGMTARDQMVGPWQVPVADVAVTAMSFHGFNGEAFAMGERTPLACVDAPASGRMAIGEAITNIAAADINELGEVKLSANWMAAAGHRGEDAKLYDTVKAVSEFCITAGLSIPVGKDSLSMRTAWQDEGEDKQVVAPLSLIATAFAPVRDIRNTLTPQLQLPEGVETELLLIDLGNGKNRLGGSVLAQAWNSVAEHAPDVDAAQLKAFFGAVQQLRRDGLLLAYHDRSDGGLFATVAEMAFAGRCGVSLTLDTVSYDAQMNDVDGLEKKPDTLRGRFIDGALAALFAEELGAVVQIRRDERSRITETLRSAGLSYHFIGEPNERDEIRLWRNGKLLFAAPRAELLQTWSETSYRIARLRDDAVCAQEEFDALADAANPGLSVHTSFDVTEDVAAPFINSGARPRVVILREQGVNSHAEMAAAFERAGFAPFDVHMSDLQAGRVQLADFHGLAACGGFSYGDVLGAGQGWAKSILFNDALRSQFETFFARTDTFALGVCNGCQMMAHLAPIIPGAQHWPTFHRNRSEQFEARFVMVEVTESPSILLAGMAGSRMPIVVSHGEGRAVFADEAARQQALAALRYVDNHGAPAASYPFNPNGSPDGLTGFTTADGRFTIMMPHPERTARTVQMSWAPQALVNASPDASPWQRMFRNARVWLG; translated from the coding sequence ATGACCGAAATCCTCAAGCTGCGTGGCGCTGCGGCGCTGTCCGAATCCCGCCTCGAACGTCTCAAGCGCCCGCTCCTCGACGCCCTGCCCAAGTGCAAGGGTGTCAGCGCCGAACACTGGTACTTCGTCGAACTCTCCGCGCCGCTCACCGCGGCGGAGCAGGAGCGCCTGGTGGATCTGCTGGGTGCCCGCCCGGCTACGGCCGAACCGCCGCTCGGCCAGTTGCTGCTGGTGGTGCCGCGCCTGGGCACCATCTCGCCGTGGTCCTCCAAGGCAACCGACATCGCCCGCCAGTGCGGTTTCGAGAAAGTCGTGCGCATCGAGCGTGGCACCGCGTTCACGCTGTCGCACAAGGAACTGGACGAACGCCAGCGCGCGGCGGTGCTGCCGCTGCTGCACGACCGCATGACCGAATCGGTGCTGCCCGCCGTGGATGCGGCCGAGGCGCTGTTCCACCACTACGAACCGCAGCCGCTGACCACCGTGGACATCCTGGGCGGCGGACGCCCGGCCCTGGAGGGCGCCAACGGCGAGCTCGGCCTGGCGCTGTCCGAGGATGAGATCGACTATCTGGTGGACAACTTCGTGCGCATGGGGCGCAACCCCACCGACGTCGAACTGATGATGTTCGCCCAGGCCAACTCCGAGCACTGCCGCCACAAGATCTTCAACGCCGACTGGGTGATCGACGCCCGGATCATGGACAAGAGCCTGTTCGGCATGATCAAGGACACCCACAAGGCCCACCCGCAGGGCACCGTGGTGGCCTATTCGGACAATGCCTCGGTGATCGAGGGTGCCACCGTCGACCGCTTCTACCCGGACGCCGACGGCCAGTGGCGTTTCCGCGAGGAGACCACCCACATCCTCGCCAAGGTCGAAACCCACAACCACCCGACCGCGATCTCCCCCTTCCCGGGCGCGGCCACCGGCGCGGGCGGCGAGATCCGCGACGAGGGTGCCACCGGGCGCGGCTCCAAGCCCAAGGCGGGTCTGGCCGGCTTCTCGGTGTCCAACCTGGAGATCCCGGGTTTCGCCCAGCCCTGGGAACAGGCCTACGGCAAGCCGGAGCGCATCGCCTCGGCGCTCGACATCATGATCGAGGGGCCGATCGGCGCGGCGGCCTTCAACAACGAATTCGGCCGGCCCAACCTTGCCGGCTACTTCCGCACCTTTCAGCAGGCGGTGCAGGGCGAGGTGCGCGGCTACCACAAGCCGATCATGATCGCCGGCGGCGTCGGCAACATCCAGGCTCAGCAATCGGAGAAGCCCACCTTCCCGCCGGGCACGCTGCTGATCCAGCTCGGCGGCCCGGGCATGCTGATCGGCCTGGGCGGCGGCGCCGCCTCGTCGATGGCCACCGGCACCAATGCGGCGGATCTGGACTTCGCCTCGGTGCAGCGTGGCAACCCGGAAATCCAGCGCCGCTGCCAGGAAGTCATCGACGCCTGCTGGCAACAGGGCGACAAGAACCCGATCATCGCCATCCATGACGTGGGCGCCGGCGGCCTGTCGAATGCCATGCCGGAGCTGGCCGACCACGCCGGCCTGGGCGCGCATTTCGAGCTGCGCGAGGTGCATATCGAGGAGCCGGGCATGAGCCCGCGCGAGATCTGGTCGAACGAATCGCAGGAGCGCTACGTGCTGGCGATCGCGCCGGAGTCGCTGGAGCAGTTCCGCGCCTTCTGCGAACGCGAGCGCTGTCCCTTCGCGGTGCTCGGCACCGCCACCGCCGACGGCCACCTGACCGTGAGCGACCAGCACTTCGGCAACAAGCCGGTCGACATGGACATGCAGGTGCTGCTCGGCAAGCCGCCGAAGATGACCCGCAACGTGTCGCGCCGCGCGGTGCACCTACCGCCTTTCGACCTCACCGACATCGACGTCGGCGAGGCCTGCCGCCGCGTGCTGCGCATGCCTGCGGTGGCGAGCAAGAACTTCCTGATCACCATCGGCGACCGTTCGGTGGGCGGCATGACCGCGCGCGACCAGATGGTCGGCCCCTGGCAGGTGCCGGTGGCCGACGTCGCGGTCACCGCGATGAGCTTCCACGGCTTCAATGGCGAAGCCTTCGCCATGGGCGAGCGGACCCCGCTGGCCTGCGTCGATGCACCGGCCTCCGGGCGCATGGCGATCGGCGAGGCGATCACCAACATCGCCGCCGCCGACATCAATGAACTGGGCGAGGTCAAGCTCTCCGCCAACTGGATGGCGGCCGCCGGCCACCGCGGCGAGGACGCCAAGCTCTACGACACCGTCAAGGCGGTATCCGAGTTCTGCATCACCGCCGGCCTGTCCATTCCGGTGGGCAAGGATTCGCTGTCCATGCGCACCGCCTGGCAGGACGAGGGTGAAGACAAGCAGGTGGTCGCGCCGCTGTCGCTGATCGCCACCGCCTTTGCCCCGGTGCGCGACATCCGCAACACGCTCACCCCGCAGCTGCAACTGCCTGAAGGTGTTGAGACCGAGCTGCTGCTGATCGACCTGGGCAACGGCAAGAACCGCCTCGGCGGCTCGGTGCTGGCGCAGGCCTGGAACTCGGTGGCCGAGCACGCCCCGGACGTCGATGCCGCCCAGCTCAAAGCCTTCTTCGGCGCCGTCCAGCAACTGCGGCGCGACGGCCTGCTGCTCGCTTACCACGACCGCTCCGACGGCGGCCTGTTCGCCACCGTCGCCGAGATGGCCTTCGCCGGGCGCTGCGGGGTGTCGCTCACCCTGGACACGGTGAGCTACGACGCGCAGATGAACGATGTCGACGGTCTCGAGAAGAAGCCCGACACCCTGCGCGGACGCTTCATCGACGGCGCGCTGGCCGCCCTGTTCGCCGAGGAACTCGGCGCCGTGGTGCAGATCCGCCGCGACGAGCGCAGCCGCATCACCGAAACCTTGCGCAGCGCCGGCCTCAGCTACCACTTCATCGGCGAACCCAACGAGCGCGACGAGATCCGCCTGTGGCGCAACGGCAAGCTGCTGTTCGCCGCGCCGCGCGCCGAACTGCTGCAGACCTGGAGCGAGACCAGCTACCGCATCGCCCGCTTGCGCGACGACGCCGTTTGCGCGCAGGAGGAGTTCGACGCCCTGGCCGATGCCGCCAACCCGGGCCTGTCGGTGCATACCAGCTTTGACGTCACCGAAGATGTGGCCGCCCCCTTCATCAACAGCGGCGCCCGTCCGCGGGTGGTGATCCTGCGCGAGCAGGGGGTGAACTCCCACGCCGAGATGGCCGCCGCCTTCGAGCGTGCCGGCTTCGCGCCCTTCGACGTGCACATGTCCGACCTGCAGGCCGGACGCGTGCAGCTGGCCGACTTCCACGGCCTGGCCGCGTGCGGCGGCTTCTCCTACGGCGACGTGCTCGGTGCGGGGCAGGGCTGGGCCAAGTCCATCCTGTTCAACGACGCGCTGCGCAGCCAGTTCGAGACCTTCTTCGCGCGCACCGACACCTTCGCGCTGGGGGTGTGCAACGGCTGCCAGATGATGGCCCACCTCGCGCCCATCATCCCGGGGGCCCAGCACTGGCCCACCTTCCACCGCAACCGCAGCGAGCAGTTCGAAGCGCGCTTCGTGATGGTCGAGGTCACCGAGTCGCCCTCCATCCTGCTCGCCGGCATGGCCGGCAGCCGCATGCCCATCGTGGTCAGCCATGGCGAGGGCAGGGCGGTGTTCGCGGACGAGGCTGCCCGCCAGCAGGCGCTGGCCGCGCTGCGCTACGTGGACAACCACGGCGCGCCGGCGGCGAGCTACCCGTTCAACCCCAACGGCTCGCCGGACGGGCTGACCGGTTTCACCACCGCGGACGGGCGCTTCACCATCATGATGCCGCACCCGGAGCGCACCGCACGCACCGTGCAGATGTCCTGGGCGCCGCAGGCGCTGGTGAATGCCAGCCCGGACGCTTCGCCCTGGCAGCGCATGTTCCGCAACGCCAGGGTGTGGCTGGGCTGA
- a CDS encoding Crp/Fnr family transcriptional regulator, protein MQFERGATVFVAGMPGSPWRVVDGLVRLDREGLEGPEFGGLARVGDVIGAETMMFDRYTYTAVALLPLTIEAWCHGTAGEREQGLLLALARSERRMADVLALRGGRAAERIRRLFGFIAGAMGSRDADAPCIPMPRLRDIADITGLQVETVSRTISQLSEHGEIAPRARRYVQLNYAPE, encoded by the coding sequence ATGCAGTTCGAGCGCGGCGCGACGGTCTTCGTCGCGGGAATGCCGGGCAGCCCGTGGCGGGTCGTGGACGGGCTGGTGCGTCTTGACCGCGAGGGCCTGGAAGGGCCCGAGTTCGGCGGGCTGGCCCGGGTGGGTGACGTGATCGGCGCAGAGACCATGATGTTCGACCGCTACACCTACACCGCGGTTGCCCTGCTGCCGCTCACCATAGAAGCCTGGTGCCACGGCACCGCAGGCGAGCGCGAGCAAGGCTTGCTGCTCGCGCTCGCCCGCAGCGAACGCCGCATGGCCGACGTGCTCGCACTGCGCGGTGGCCGCGCGGCCGAGCGCATCCGCCGCCTGTTCGGCTTCATCGCCGGGGCGATGGGCAGCCGCGACGCGGACGCTCCCTGCATTCCAATGCCGCGCCTGCGCGACATCGCCGACATCACCGGCCTGCAGGTGGAGACCGTTTCGCGCACGATCAGCCAGTTGAGCGAACACGGCGAGATCGCGCCGCGGGCGCGCCGCTACGTGCAGTTGAACTACGCGCCCGAATGA
- a CDS encoding energy transducer TonB, translated as MAMTGFGPADTPLLPRLATLGVVLLAHLLLAAWLLALAPAAVVPAGAVRMDVRLIRHSAPPKSEMPAPEPAAAPVVQPAQAVQPPLPPAPRPSARPVAELPERRRPEPQPQVRAAEPAVPEAAGTASDVAPAIAPPAAAGAPAIANVAPALPEFVAARFDADYLSNPAPAYPPMSRRRREEGQVLLAVSVGVEGAAEQVEIHESSGFRRLDEAALQAVRRWRFVPAQREGRPVAAQVVVPIIFRLEAGGR; from the coding sequence ATGGCGATGACTGGCTTCGGTCCTGCCGACACACCGCTGTTGCCGCGGCTGGCAACGCTGGGTGTCGTACTCCTCGCACACCTGCTGCTTGCGGCTTGGTTGCTGGCGCTCGCGCCGGCGGCCGTCGTGCCGGCGGGAGCGGTACGCATGGATGTGCGGCTGATCCGGCACAGCGCGCCGCCCAAGAGCGAGATGCCCGCGCCGGAACCTGCCGCAGCCCCGGTCGTGCAGCCCGCGCAGGCGGTGCAGCCACCTTTGCCGCCCGCTCCGAGGCCATCCGCGCGGCCGGTCGCAGAACTGCCGGAAAGGCGACGGCCTGAACCTCAGCCACAAGTCCGGGCGGCGGAGCCGGCGGTGCCGGAAGCCGCGGGCACTGCCAGCGATGTGGCGCCCGCCATCGCGCCGCCGGCAGCGGCCGGTGCGCCGGCGATTGCGAATGTGGCCCCGGCGTTGCCCGAATTCGTCGCGGCGCGCTTCGATGCCGACTACCTGAGCAACCCGGCACCGGCCTATCCGCCGATGTCGCGGCGCCGCCGGGAGGAGGGGCAGGTTCTGCTGGCCGTGTCTGTTGGTGTCGAAGGGGCGGCCGAGCAGGTCGAGATCCATGAGAGCAGCGGCTTTCGCCGGCTGGACGAAGCGGCCCTGCAAGCAGTCCGGCGCTGGCGTTTCGTGCCGGCGCAGCGGGAAGGCAGGCCGGTAGCGGCCCAGGTCGTGGTGCCGATCATTTTCAGACTGGAGGCAGGGGGGCGTTGA
- a CDS encoding bactofilin family protein, with protein MFRKKHSKSIEVTKLSSLIADNVHIVGDVVFSGGLRVDGRIEGNVINKGGAHGLLVLSDKGSIKGEVRVYDAVVNGSISGDLEVEHFLELQAKARVSGNISYRQLQMECGATITGSIERVGEDGVREEDKDEDAKVVEIGSSQHASGMR; from the coding sequence ATGTTTCGCAAGAAGCACAGCAAGTCGATTGAAGTCACCAAGCTCTCCAGCCTGATTGCCGACAATGTTCACATCGTCGGCGACGTCGTCTTCTCGGGCGGACTGCGGGTCGATGGCCGCATCGAAGGCAATGTCATCAACAAGGGTGGCGCCCACGGCCTGCTGGTGCTGAGCGACAAGGGAAGCATCAAGGGCGAGGTGCGGGTGTACGACGCAGTCGTCAACGGCAGCATCTCGGGCGATCTCGAAGTCGAGCACTTCCTCGAACTCCAGGCCAAGGCGCGAGTATCGGGCAACATCAGCTACCGTCAGCTGCAAATGGAATGCGGCGCCACCATCACCGGCAGCATCGAGCGCGTGGGTGAAGACGGCGTTCGCGAAGAAGACAAGGACGAGGACGCCAAGGTCGTCGAGATCGGCAGTTCCCAGCACGCCTCCGGCATGCGCTGA